AGACGGGTTAACTTCTCGTCCTGCCTTCTGAGACCGGGGAGCTGTTCCCCCTTTTCGAACCCTAATATGTTCTTCGCTGCTTCGAAGGAGCGGTTCCTCAGCTCATCGACCCTCTTCACCCGATCCTCGTATTCTATGTAGGTCTGATAGTTCTCCAGCCCGCATCGAGCGGTATACAGTGAGAGGGTAAGCTTCACGTTCCCAGTAGAGCATCTCAGGGCCGGACAAAGTGAGAACCGGTCAAGCTCGAAGTTATCAGCGTATGAAAGGTTCAACCCTTTCCTCTGGGCCCGTCTTAAATTCAGCGCTCCATCGAAGTTCAACGAAAGAGACGAAGTGAGCGGGCGATGCAAATTCGTTCCAATGCTGTAGCCGATCATGACGGGGCTGTTAACCTGATCCTCACCGCTTCGTAAGTAATATCCATCTTTCGCCTGCACCTCGAAGTTTAACCTCATAGAGGTATCCCCGCGCTTGAAACCGATACGGTGTGACCAGCCGATGGAGCTGTTCCAATTCGGATCCACCTTGCAGAGGAATGATGTCGAGTAACCCGGGGGTTTGCTTGATCCCCCGGTGATGATGTTGACCACCCCGCCGATGGCGCCTGAACCGTAGAGTGAAGACAGTGGACCCTTGACCACCTCGATCCGCTTCACCTCTCCCAGGCTTAGGGTCCCCAGATCCATTATCCCCGCCCAGCTTCCCAGAATCGGTCGCCCATCGATCAGGATCAAAACCCTCCGACGGTCCATGCCCTGTATGCTCAGGCTACACTTGCCGTATCCCCCGATTCTACCGCGGACATCTCCGCTGACGTAAAGTCCGGGCACGTCGTCTAGAACCTCCCCGACGTGATAGTATGGATTTTCCCTGAGCTGGCTTTCGGGGACGACCTGGGTGAGGATGGGAGAATCCGAGATGGTCCTCTCATCTCTGGTCGCCGTCACCACTATCTCCTCCATCGAAACCGACTCCCCATATGAGCTCAGCCCGATCAAGAGCAGGGGGAGAGAAAACATCACGCCGAGCAGACCCCATCTCATCCTTTCACCTCCAATCTGTAGCTCAGAATATCCAGGAAAATCCTTTCCCCTCGCTTGACCTTTTCGGTCTCGATCACTTTAATCCTCTTCAGGAAGATGGGTCCATCGATGACGAACGTGTGGTACTCCCCTTCCTCCCCGCACAGATCTATACCTACTCTCTTAGCGTCGTCCAGGAACTTCTCATCCACCTTTCTACCGAGCCACCGGGGGTCCAGGATCTTCTCTTTCACCGCCACAACTATCGCTTCAAACCCGAGCTCTATGAACCTCCTCAGAAGCTTCTCCCTATCGCCTCTCCAGAGAGGGAGGATAGGTTTGATCGACATCTCTGCACATACCCGTTCGATCCATTCCCTGTGTGCGTCCAGATCTATATCTCCGAACACTCCTCCTTCGATCTCCTCACTTTTGAGCTGTGAGAT
This genomic window from Candidatus Poribacteria bacterium contains:
- a CDS encoding diphthine--ammonia ligase — encoded protein: MKVFCSWSGGKDCCLACYEAISEGFEVARLLNMISQDDERSRSHGLRSELIRAQSEAVGIPVLQRGASWESYETEFKKAISQLKSEEIEGGVFGDIDLDAHREWIERVCAEMSIKPILPLWRGDREKLLRRFIELGFEAIVVAVKEKILDPRWLGRKVDEKFLDDAKRVGIDLCGEEGEYHTFVIDGPIFLKRIKVIETEKVKRGERIFLDILSYRLEVKG